A genomic segment from Desulfovibrio legallii encodes:
- a CDS encoding urease subunit beta codes for MIPGEYVLAADEVVCNAASAGREVVLEVANTGDRPIQVGSHYHFFEVNPALVFEREKARGMRLDIPAGTAVRLEPGQKRTVRLIPYGGLRRVYGFRGQIMGPLEDAAGEEQA; via the coding sequence ATGATCCCTGGCGAATATGTGTTGGCGGCGGACGAGGTAGTCTGCAACGCCGCGTCCGCGGGGCGCGAGGTGGTGCTGGAGGTGGCCAATACGGGCGACAGGCCCATTCAGGTGGGTTCGCACTACCATTTTTTTGAGGTCAACCCCGCGCTGGTTTTTGAGCGTGAGAAGGCGCGCGGCATGCGGCTGGACATTCCCGCCGGCACGGCTGTGCGGCTGGAGCCGGGCCAGAAGCGCACGGTGCGCCTGATCCCCTATGGCGGCCTGCGGCGGGTGTACGGCTTTCGGGGGCAAATCATGGGGCCGCTGGAGGACGCGGCCGGGGAGGAGCAGGCATGA
- a CDS encoding urease accessory protein UreF — translation MAGATAMPEADPAAEAAGAWAGPDPALLPLLYLAGQTLPVGGFAWSQGLESAVELGLVRDAAGLGRWLKGVLRYGLARNDLPLLLRLHRAALAGDAAGLAFWNDRVLAGRESAELWQEEAQMGRALRRLLTDTGLLPSGCPPARDTPAPLRVWPPLVALPEETGYTACFAVAAALLQVRAAGAFPRPERAARWGRNAACAYAWSWLQNQTAVACKTVPLGQTAAQKTLLEFLPLLPQEAARAAALDDAAVGASLPGLALCSAAHERQYSRLFRS, via the coding sequence ATGGCGGGCGCCACAGCCATGCCTGAAGCCGATCCGGCCGCGGAGGCGGCGGGCGCGTGGGCCGGGCCGGATCCTGCCCTGCTGCCGCTGCTCTATCTGGCCGGGCAGACCTTGCCTGTGGGCGGCTTTGCCTGGTCTCAGGGGCTGGAGTCCGCCGTGGAGCTGGGCCTGGTGCGCGACGCGGCGGGCCTGGGGCGGTGGCTCAAGGGCGTGCTGCGCTACGGCCTTGCCCGCAACGATCTGCCGCTGCTGCTGCGGCTGCACCGGGCGGCGCTGGCCGGGGACGCGGCGGGGCTGGCCTTTTGGAACGACCGGGTGCTGGCCGGCCGCGAAAGCGCGGAGCTCTGGCAGGAGGAAGCGCAGATGGGCCGGGCCCTGCGGCGGCTGCTGACGGATACGGGTCTGCTGCCGTCGGGATGCCCGCCAGCGCGGGACACGCCTGCCCCGTTGCGGGTGTGGCCGCCGCTGGTGGCTTTGCCCGAAGAGACGGGCTATACGGCCTGTTTTGCCGTGGCGGCGGCTTTGCTGCAGGTGCGGGCTGCGGGTGCGTTTCCCAGGCCGGAGCGCGCGGCGCGCTGGGGGCGGAACGCGGCCTGCGCCTATGCCTGGAGCTGGCTGCAGAACCAGACCGCCGTAGCCTGTAAAACCGTGCCTCTGGGCCAGACGGCCGCGCAGAAGACCTTGCTGGAATTTTTGCCCCTGCTGCCGCAGGAAGCGGCGCGGGCCGCGGCCTTGGACGACGCGGCAGTGGGGGCCTCCCTGCCGGGGCTGGCCCTGTGCAGCGCCGCGCACGAGCGGCAGTATTCACGTTTGTTCAGGAGCTGA
- a CDS encoding urease accessory protein UreD, which produces MRSPLPPASAVCRAVAPGTPDGSGHAFGPDRRWSAGLDLTFSVRQARSVLTEMAFHGPLRVQRPFYPEGPLPQTGLAEPCHCCLLHPPGGLVSGDELSITALVAPGAHALLTAPSATKCYAADACQVPHAQRATLRVRGGLLEWLPRETIVYDGARAELSTDIALDAAARCLGWEALCLGRAAAGEMFTRGRLRQRLSLWRGGRPLLHEALDLTAGEDLQHGPFGLQGQAVCATLFAVGRAGADGGPGPDQEALAAVCARLQAGLTPENPCTPQTADGRPGPGFAAALTPASGRAGATLRQGVLLLRYLGPDMEAARRLFFQAWALLRPVLAGRAPCPPRVWAGAF; this is translated from the coding sequence GTGCGCTCTCCCCTCCCCCCCGCGTCCGCCGTCTGCCGCGCCGTCGCGCCCGGAACGCCGGACGGCAGCGGCCACGCCTTTGGGCCCGATCGGCGCTGGAGCGCCGGGCTGGATCTGACCTTCAGCGTGCGCCAGGCCCGCAGCGTGCTTACCGAAATGGCTTTTCACGGCCCTCTGCGCGTGCAGCGGCCCTTTTACCCGGAAGGGCCGCTGCCGCAAACAGGTCTGGCCGAACCCTGCCACTGCTGCCTGCTGCACCCGCCGGGGGGGCTGGTGAGCGGCGACGAGCTCAGCATCACGGCCCTGGTGGCGCCGGGGGCCCACGCCCTGCTCACCGCGCCCTCGGCCACCAAGTGTTACGCCGCCGACGCCTGCCAGGTGCCCCATGCCCAGCGCGCGACCTTGCGGGTGCGCGGCGGCCTGCTGGAGTGGCTCCCGCGCGAGACCATCGTTTACGACGGCGCGCGGGCCGAGCTGTCGACGGATATTGCGCTGGACGCCGCGGCCCGCTGCCTGGGCTGGGAGGCTCTTTGCCTGGGGCGCGCGGCAGCCGGGGAAATGTTTACGCGCGGTCGCCTGCGGCAGCGCCTGAGCCTTTGGCGCGGGGGACGCCCCCTGCTGCATGAGGCGCTGGACCTGACGGCCGGAGAAGACCTGCAGCACGGCCCCTTCGGCCTGCAGGGCCAGGCCGTGTGCGCCACACTGTTCGCCGTGGGACGGGCGGGGGCGGATGGCGGCCCCGGCCCGGACCAGGAGGCGCTGGCGGCGGTCTGCGCCCGATTGCAGGCAGGGCTGACCCCGGAAAACCCCTGCACGCCCCAAACCGCCGACGGCCGGCCCGGTCCCGGTTTTGCCGCCGCGCTGACCCCGGCGTCGGGGCGGGCCGGGGCCACCCTGCGCCAGGGCGTGCTGCTGTTGCGCTACCTGGGGCCGGATATGGAGGCGGCGCGGCGGCTGTTTTTTCAGGCCTGGGCCCTGCTCCGCCCGGTGCTGGCGGGCCGCGCGCCCTGCCCGCCGCGCGTCTGGGCCGGAGCGTTCTGA
- the ahcY gene encoding adenosylhomocysteinase yields MTKALDLTLKHKVADMSLAAFGGKEMQLSEREMPGLMECIKKYGPSKPLKGFKITGSLHMTIQTAMLIKTLHALGADIRWASCNIFSTQDHAAAAVVEQGLAKVFAWKGESLEDYWWCTEMALTWPDGSGPDLIVDDGGDATLFIHTGVQAEDTPSLLDQKAESKEFQCVLDRLKLRQKDDPQHWHKAAAKVRGVSEETTTGVHRLYQLAAAGKLLFPAINVNDSVTKSKFDNLYGCRESLADGIKRATDVMVAGKVVVVCGYGDVGKGCAQSMRGFGARVLVTEVDPICALQAAMEGYEVTTIEEALPYGDIYVTCTGNYHVITGKHMEGMKDEAIVCNIGHFDNEIEMTYLENTPGVVKTNIKPQVDKWALKSGRSILILAEGRLVNLGCATGHASFVMSNSFTNQTLAQLKLAAEKLENKVYTLPKQLDEEVARLHLARLGVKLTTLTQEQADYIGVPVEGPYKSEMYRY; encoded by the coding sequence ATGACCAAAGCACTGGATTTGACCCTGAAGCACAAAGTGGCGGACATGAGCCTGGCGGCCTTCGGCGGCAAAGAGATGCAGCTTTCCGAGCGGGAAATGCCCGGCCTTATGGAATGCATCAAAAAGTACGGGCCGTCCAAGCCCCTCAAGGGCTTCAAAATCACGGGTTCCCTGCACATGACCATTCAAACGGCCATGCTCATCAAAACCCTGCACGCCCTGGGCGCGGACATCCGCTGGGCCTCCTGCAACATCTTTTCCACCCAGGACCACGCCGCCGCCGCCGTGGTGGAGCAGGGCCTGGCCAAGGTCTTCGCCTGGAAGGGCGAAAGCCTTGAAGATTACTGGTGGTGCACGGAAATGGCCCTCACCTGGCCCGACGGCAGCGGCCCGGACCTCATTGTGGACGACGGCGGCGACGCCACCCTCTTCATCCACACCGGCGTGCAGGCCGAGGACACCCCCTCCCTGCTGGACCAAAAAGCCGAAAGCAAAGAATTTCAGTGCGTGCTGGACCGCCTGAAGCTGCGGCAGAAGGACGATCCGCAGCACTGGCACAAGGCGGCCGCCAAGGTGCGCGGCGTCTCCGAGGAGACCACCACCGGCGTGCACCGGCTTTACCAGCTGGCCGCCGCGGGCAAGCTGCTCTTCCCGGCCATCAACGTCAACGATTCGGTAACCAAATCCAAATTCGACAACCTCTACGGCTGCCGGGAATCCCTGGCTGACGGCATCAAGCGCGCCACGGACGTCATGGTGGCCGGCAAGGTGGTGGTGGTCTGCGGCTATGGCGATGTGGGCAAAGGCTGCGCCCAGTCCATGCGCGGCTTCGGCGCGCGCGTGCTGGTGACGGAAGTCGACCCCATCTGCGCCCTGCAGGCCGCCATGGAAGGCTATGAAGTCACCACTATTGAGGAGGCCCTGCCCTACGGCGATATTTACGTCACCTGCACGGGCAACTACCACGTCATCACCGGCAAGCACATGGAAGGCATGAAGGACGAAGCCATTGTCTGCAATATCGGCCACTTCGACAATGAAATCGAAATGACCTACCTGGAGAACACCCCCGGCGTCGTCAAGACCAACATCAAGCCCCAGGTGGACAAGTGGGCCCTCAAATCCGGCCGCAGCATCCTGATCCTGGCCGAAGGGCGGCTGGTGAACCTGGGCTGCGCCACGGGCCACGCCAGCTTTGTCATGTCCAACAGCTTCACCAACCAGACCCTGGCCCAGCTGAAGCTGGCCGCCGAAAAGCTGGAAAACAAGGTCTACACCCTGCCCAAGCAACTGGATGAAGAGGTGGCCCGCCTGCACCTGGCCCGCCTGGGCGTCAAGCTCACCACCCTGACGCAGGAGCAGGCCGACTACATCGGCGTGCCCGTGGAAGGGCCGTACAAAAGCGAAATGTACCGCTATTGA
- the ureA gene encoding urease subunit gamma: protein MELLPREKDKLLLFTAGLLAERRKARGLRLNYPEAVAYISMAVLEGARDGRSVAELMGSCRNLLSREDVMEGVPEMVREVQVEATFPDGTKLVTVHDPIL from the coding sequence ATGGAACTGCTGCCCAGAGAGAAGGACAAACTTTTGCTGTTCACGGCCGGGCTGCTGGCGGAGCGGCGCAAGGCGCGCGGCCTCCGGCTCAATTATCCTGAGGCGGTGGCCTACATCAGCATGGCGGTGCTGGAGGGCGCGCGGGACGGCAGGAGCGTGGCCGAGCTTATGGGTTCGTGCCGCAACCTGCTCAGCCGCGAGGACGTGATGGAAGGCGTGCCTGAGATGGTTCGGGAGGTGCAGGTGGAAGCCACGTTTCCCGACGGCACCAAGCTGGTCACCGTGCACGATCCCATTTTGTAG
- the urtE gene encoding urea ABC transporter ATP-binding subunit UrtE codes for MLQIEGLNQYYGSSHILRDVNLEVAAGSCACLMGRNGVGKTTLLQCIMGVLPARSGHIFLEGKDLLPLPVERRAALGIGYVPQGRQIFPLLTVRENMELSLPMRRDGLRSIPSFIFDFFPVLGEMLHRRGGDLSGGQQQQLAIARALVLEPRLLILDEPTEGIQPNIVRDIAETIRRLNAEMGLTVLLVEQKVPFARRMADAYMIMDRGHIVAQGSMQGLDAATVKAFLSV; via the coding sequence ATGCTGCAGATAGAAGGACTTAATCAATATTACGGCTCCAGCCACATCCTGCGGGACGTGAATCTGGAGGTGGCGGCCGGTTCCTGCGCCTGCCTCATGGGGCGCAACGGCGTGGGCAAGACCACGCTTTTGCAGTGCATCATGGGCGTACTGCCCGCGCGCTCCGGTCATATTTTCCTGGAAGGGAAGGACTTGCTCCCGCTGCCTGTGGAGCGCCGCGCGGCCCTGGGCATAGGTTATGTGCCTCAGGGCCGCCAAATTTTCCCCTTGCTTACCGTGCGGGAAAACATGGAGCTTTCTCTGCCCATGCGCCGGGACGGGCTGCGCAGCATCCCGTCCTTCATTTTCGACTTTTTTCCGGTACTGGGCGAGATGCTCCACCGCCGGGGGGGCGATCTTTCCGGCGGCCAGCAGCAGCAGCTGGCCATTGCCAGGGCCCTGGTCCTGGAGCCGCGCCTGCTTATTCTGGACGAGCCCACCGAGGGCATTCAGCCCAATATTGTGCGTGACATCGCCGAAACCATCCGGCGGCTCAATGCGGAGATGGGCCTTACAGTGCTGCTGGTGGAGCAAAAGGTGCCCTTTGCCCGGCGCATGGCCGACGCCTACATGATTATGGACCGCGGCCACATTGTGGCCCAGGGGAGCATGCAGGGCCTGGACGCGGCTACCGTCAAGGCGTTCCTGAGCGTCTGA
- the ureC gene encoding urease subunit alpha — protein sequence MIRIPRSQYAELYGPTTGDRIRLADTDLWIEVERDHTVPGEEVCFGGGKVIRDGMGQSQRGNAEGAMDTVITNAVILDAALGVIKADLGIRDGRIAGIGKAGNPDVQPDVDVIIGPGTEIIAGEGCLLTAGGMDAHVHFICPQQVEEALASGITTMLGGGTGPATGTNATTCSPGPWHLERMLAATDLLPMNFGFLGKGNAALPEALREQLEAGACGLKLHEDWGSTPAAIDNCLSVADEYDVQVAIHTDTLNEAGFVEDTLAAFRGRTIHTYHTEGAGGGHAPDILRACSLPNVLPSSTNPTRPYTVNTVDEHLDMLMVCHHLNPSLPEDAAFADSRIRRETIAAEDILQDMGVISMISSDSQAMGRVGEVIIRTWQTAHKMKVQRGPLPEDKDHGNDNFRVRRYLAKYTCNPAIAHGLAHAVGSVAPGLLADLVLWKPAFFGVKPLLVIKGGQIACAPMGDANASIPTPQPMHSRPMFGALGQAAAAASLSFVSRAFMENGGEGRLRELGLLRGLSACRGTRALRKSDMLLNSATPALSVDPQTYEVRADGEILTCPPAEVLPMAQRYFLF from the coding sequence ATGATCCGCATACCCAGAAGTCAGTACGCCGAGCTGTACGGCCCCACTACGGGGGACCGCATCCGCCTGGCGGACACGGATCTGTGGATTGAGGTGGAGCGCGACCACACGGTGCCCGGCGAGGAAGTCTGCTTCGGCGGGGGCAAGGTTATCCGCGACGGCATGGGCCAGAGCCAGCGCGGCAACGCTGAAGGGGCCATGGATACGGTCATCACCAACGCCGTCATTCTGGACGCGGCCCTGGGCGTGATCAAGGCGGATCTGGGCATCCGGGACGGGCGCATTGCCGGCATCGGCAAGGCGGGCAATCCGGACGTGCAGCCGGACGTGGACGTGATCATCGGCCCCGGCACGGAGATCATTGCCGGGGAGGGCTGCCTGCTCACGGCGGGGGGCATGGACGCGCACGTGCACTTTATCTGCCCGCAGCAGGTGGAGGAGGCGCTGGCCAGCGGCATTACCACCATGCTGGGCGGCGGCACGGGCCCGGCCACGGGCACCAACGCCACCACCTGCTCGCCCGGGCCCTGGCATCTGGAGCGCATGCTGGCCGCCACAGACCTGCTGCCCATGAATTTCGGCTTTCTGGGCAAGGGCAATGCCGCCCTGCCCGAGGCCCTGCGCGAACAACTGGAGGCCGGGGCCTGCGGCCTCAAGCTGCACGAGGACTGGGGCAGCACCCCGGCGGCCATCGACAACTGCCTGAGCGTGGCCGACGAGTACGACGTGCAGGTGGCCATCCACACGGACACGCTCAATGAAGCGGGCTTTGTGGAGGACACCCTGGCCGCCTTCCGGGGCCGCACCATCCACACCTACCATACGGAGGGCGCGGGCGGCGGGCATGCGCCGGATATCCTGCGGGCCTGCTCCCTGCCCAACGTGCTGCCCTCGTCCACCAATCCCACCAGGCCCTATACGGTGAACACCGTGGACGAGCACCTGGACATGCTCATGGTCTGCCACCACCTCAATCCCTCCCTGCCGGAGGACGCCGCCTTTGCGGATTCGCGGATCCGGCGCGAAACCATTGCCGCGGAGGACATTCTGCAGGATATGGGCGTCATTTCCATGATTTCTTCGGATTCCCAGGCCATGGGGCGGGTGGGCGAGGTCATCATCCGCACCTGGCAGACGGCCCACAAGATGAAGGTGCAGCGCGGCCCCCTGCCGGAAGACAAGGATCACGGCAACGATAACTTCCGCGTGCGGCGCTACCTGGCCAAATACACCTGCAATCCGGCCATTGCGCACGGCCTGGCCCACGCCGTGGGTTCCGTGGCGCCGGGTCTGCTGGCGGATCTGGTGCTCTGGAAGCCGGCCTTTTTCGGGGTCAAGCCTTTGTTGGTGATCAAGGGCGGGCAGATAGCCTGCGCCCCCATGGGCGACGCCAACGCCTCCATCCCCACGCCCCAGCCCATGCACAGCCGCCCCATGTTCGGGGCCCTGGGGCAGGCGGCGGCCGCGGCCAGCCTGAGCTTTGTTTCCCGCGCCTTTATGGAGAACGGCGGGGAAGGACGGCTGCGCGAGCTGGGCCTGCTGCGCGGGCTTTCGGCCTGCCGGGGCACGCGCGCCCTGCGCAAGAGCGATATGCTCCTCAACAGCGCCACCCCGGCCTTGTCCGTGGATCCGCAGACCTATGAAGTGCGCGCCGACGGCGAAATCCTGACCTGCCCTCCGGCGGAGGTTCTGCCCATGGCGCAGCGCTATTTTCTGTTTTAG
- the ureG gene encoding urease accessory protein UreG — MTARPCLRVGVGGPVGSGKTALLRHLCLRMRKDYDMAVVTNDIYTREDAEFLLRHNALEADRIIGVETGGCPHTAIREDASMNIQAIEELQRRHPGLELVLVESGGDNLSATFSPELADLTLYVIDVSGGDKIPRKGGPGITKSDLLIINKVDLAPMVHASLDVMERDTRRMRGQRPYVLTELLSGAGVEAVVAFIIREGMLRPPKRAA; from the coding sequence ATGACTGCAAGACCCTGCCTGCGCGTGGGCGTGGGCGGCCCGGTGGGTTCGGGCAAAACCGCCCTCCTCCGCCACCTCTGCCTGCGGATGCGCAAAGACTACGACATGGCCGTGGTCACCAATGACATTTATACCCGCGAGGACGCGGAATTTCTGCTGCGGCACAACGCCCTGGAGGCCGACCGCATCATCGGCGTGGAAACGGGCGGCTGCCCGCACACGGCCATCCGCGAGGACGCCTCCATGAACATTCAGGCCATTGAGGAGCTGCAGCGCCGCCATCCCGGCCTGGAGCTGGTGCTGGTGGAGAGCGGCGGGGACAACCTTTCGGCCACCTTCAGTCCGGAGCTGGCGGACCTGACCCTCTACGTCATCGACGTAAGCGGCGGGGACAAAATTCCCCGCAAGGGCGGGCCGGGCATCACCAAGTCCGACCTGCTGATCATCAACAAGGTGGACCTGGCCCCCATGGTGCACGCTTCGCTGGACGTTATGGAGCGGGATACGCGCAGAATGCGCGGGCAGCGGCCCTATGTGCTGACGGAGCTGCTCTCCGGCGCGGGGGTGGAGGCGGTGGTGGCCTTCATCATCCGGGAGGGCATGCTGCGGCCGCCCAAACGCGCGGCGTAG
- the urtD gene encoding urea ABC transporter ATP-binding protein UrtD: MKPTRDYLQGRSLEEVAAAARAYEASHAPFDKRPLKARVQPPRAMLEKPRIALYLERISVSFDGFKALNDLTFYVDEGELRCVIGPNGAGKTTMMDVITGKTRPDAGTAWFGRDCNLLQMDEVSIAQAGIGRKFQKPSVFAALTVAQNLELALAGRKSVWGAFLARLSGEQRDHLEEVLTRIRLTEQARTPAGSLSHGQKQWLEIGMLLMQKPRLLLLDEPVAGMTPEEMDRTIELLHELEGKQSIMVVEHDMEFVRAIAHKVTVLHQGSVLAEGSMEAMQNHPAVVEAYLGEPLE; encoded by the coding sequence ATGAAACCGACACGAGATTATTTGCAGGGCCGCAGCCTGGAAGAGGTGGCTGCGGCGGCCAGGGCCTATGAGGCCAGCCACGCCCCTTTTGACAAACGCCCGCTCAAGGCGCGCGTGCAACCCCCGCGCGCCATGCTGGAAAAGCCGCGCATCGCCCTGTACCTGGAGCGCATCAGCGTGAGCTTTGATGGCTTCAAGGCCCTCAACGACCTCACTTTTTATGTGGACGAAGGGGAGCTGCGCTGCGTCATCGGCCCCAACGGCGCGGGCAAGACCACCATGATGGACGTCATCACGGGCAAAACCCGGCCCGATGCGGGCACGGCCTGGTTCGGCAGGGACTGCAATCTGCTCCAGATGGACGAGGTGTCCATTGCCCAGGCGGGCATCGGACGCAAATTCCAGAAGCCTTCGGTTTTTGCGGCCCTTACCGTGGCGCAGAACCTGGAGCTGGCCCTGGCGGGGCGCAAGAGCGTCTGGGGCGCATTCCTCGCGCGGCTCAGCGGCGAGCAGCGCGACCATCTGGAGGAAGTGCTCACCCGCATCCGCCTTACGGAGCAGGCCCGCACGCCTGCGGGCAGCCTTTCCCACGGGCAGAAGCAGTGGCTGGAAATCGGCATGCTGCTTATGCAGAAGCCTCGGCTGCTCCTCCTGGACGAACCCGTGGCGGGCATGACCCCGGAAGAAATGGACCGCACCATTGAGCTCCTGCACGAGCTGGAAGGCAAGCAGAGCATCATGGTGGTGGAACACGACATGGAGTTTGTCCGGGCCATTGCCCACAAGGTCACGGTGCTGCACCAGGGCAGCGTACTGGCCGAGGGCAGCATGGAAGCCATGCAGAACCACCCCGCCGTGGTAGAGGCCTACCTGGGCGAACCCTTGGAGTAA
- the urtC gene encoding urea ABC transporter permease subunit UrtC, with protein MGALASSLSVTVAPAAPQDPLPREGLFNRSTRTFLLLTALFALAVCGGSLLPQGSALHVPGYMVTLLGKYLTYALLALSVDLIWGYMGVLSLGHGAFFALGGYAFGMYLMRQIGARGVYGNPDLPDFMVFLNWKDLPWFWTGSEYFLVAALLVIALPGLLAYVFGRLAFGSRVSGVYFSIMSQAMTYALMLAFFRNEMGFGGNNGLTDFKSLLGFDIQTDGMRTALFACSALALMAAYCLCRAVTASRLGRVCVAIRDAEDRTRFLGYRVERFQVAVFALSAVLAGVGGALYVPQVGIINPGEFSPLNSIEVVVWVALGGRGRLYGAVLGAIAVNAFKTWFTGVLPEVWLFALGGLFVLVTVFLPQGLAGLPAQVRARLRRHAPEPLSPTGATGQGGAA; from the coding sequence ATGGGCGCGCTTGCTTCTTCTCTGAGCGTCACCGTCGCCCCCGCGGCCCCGCAGGATCCCCTGCCCCGCGAAGGCCTGTTCAACCGCTCTACCCGCACGTTCCTGCTGCTCACCGCGCTTTTTGCCCTGGCGGTCTGCGGCGGCAGCCTGCTGCCCCAGGGCAGCGCCCTGCATGTGCCGGGCTATATGGTCACCCTGCTGGGCAAGTACCTGACCTACGCCCTGCTGGCCCTTTCCGTGGATCTCATCTGGGGCTACATGGGCGTGCTCAGCCTGGGGCACGGGGCCTTTTTCGCCCTGGGCGGCTACGCTTTCGGCATGTATCTCATGCGCCAGATCGGGGCGCGCGGCGTGTACGGCAACCCGGATCTGCCGGACTTTATGGTCTTTCTCAACTGGAAGGATCTGCCCTGGTTCTGGACCGGCAGCGAATATTTTCTTGTGGCGGCGCTTCTGGTCATTGCGCTGCCCGGCCTGCTGGCCTATGTTTTCGGCAGGCTGGCCTTTGGTTCGCGCGTTTCCGGGGTCTATTTCTCCATCATGAGCCAGGCCATGACCTACGCCCTCATGCTGGCCTTTTTCCGCAACGAGATGGGCTTCGGCGGCAACAACGGCCTTACGGACTTCAAGTCCCTGCTGGGCTTTGACATCCAGACCGACGGCATGCGCACGGCGCTCTTCGCCTGTTCGGCGTTGGCCCTGATGGCGGCCTACTGCCTGTGCCGGGCCGTGACGGCCTCGCGCCTGGGGCGGGTCTGCGTGGCCATCCGCGACGCCGAGGACCGCACGCGCTTTCTGGGCTACCGGGTAGAGCGCTTTCAGGTGGCCGTATTTGCCCTTTCCGCCGTGTTGGCGGGCGTGGGCGGCGCGCTCTATGTGCCGCAGGTGGGCATCATCAATCCCGGCGAGTTCTCGCCCCTCAACTCCATTGAGGTTGTGGTCTGGGTGGCCCTGGGCGGCCGGGGGCGGCTGTACGGCGCGGTGCTGGGGGCCATTGCGGTCAACGCCTTCAAAACCTGGTTTACGGGCGTGTTGCCGGAGGTCTGGCTGTTCGCCCTGGGCGGGCTGTTTGTGCTGGTCACCGTGTTTCTGCCTCAGGGGCTTGCGGGCCTGCCGGCACAGGTGCGCGCCCGGCTGCGCCGCCACGCGCCTGAACCCCTTTCCCCCACCGGCGCAACAGGCCAGGGAGGCGCGGCATGA
- the ureE gene encoding urease accessory protein UreE, with product MLEFTENLGHREDLQPTEQVTLTYEQRGKCRQRLRLDSGQEAGLFLQRGQVLQEGDVLRAGETLAVVRNAAEPVVTAVAPNWETLARACYHLGNRHAPLQLGHKWLRFTPDHVLEELAESLGLRLRREEAAFVPEGGAYGGRHSHA from the coding sequence ATGCTGGAGTTTACAGAGAATCTGGGCCACCGGGAAGATCTGCAGCCCACGGAGCAGGTTACGCTGACCTATGAGCAGCGCGGCAAGTGCCGACAGCGGCTCCGGCTGGACAGCGGCCAGGAGGCGGGGCTGTTTCTGCAGCGGGGGCAGGTGCTGCAGGAAGGGGACGTGCTGCGCGCGGGCGAAACGCTGGCCGTGGTGCGCAATGCCGCGGAGCCGGTGGTGACGGCCGTGGCCCCCAACTGGGAAACCCTGGCGCGGGCCTGCTACCATCTGGGCAACCGCCACGCGCCCCTGCAGCTGGGGCACAAGTGGCTGCGCTTTACGCCGGACCATGTGCTGGAGGAGCTGGCGGAAAGCCTGGGCCTGCGCCTGCGGCGGGAAGAGGCGGCCTTTGTGCCGGAGGGCGGGGCCTATGGCGGGCGCCACAGCCATGCCTGA